ttcttctttaattaCAGTAGTGACCTTGGAGGATCATGAAACCATTGCACTTGCAGAGAAACTGTTATACCCCTGCTTGCTTAACCTGGCTCCTGATGAAGGACAACCAAGCGTGCTGATTGACTCTGAAATTGTTAGTGCTGACAGATTGTTAAATTACGAAATGTGTTTAGCAACGTCGGAAACCCAAACGTATTTACCTGCACCAGAAGGTAGCTATACTTCTCGTTAAGTTACAATGACCAGTATTACAAGGGATTCTTCTTAATTTATTAGAGAATATGGAAGAGCGTCATATTGATTTAGCTGTAGAGAAAATCTCACCTCCCTGCTCCCTCAACCTGCCACCTGATGAAGAACAACAAAGCCTGTTGTATGATTCTGAAATGTTGTGTGATGACGACTTTCCTAATGTCGAAACCTGTTCAACAACGCCGGAAAGTGAAGCCAGTATGCTTGTACAAGAAGGTAATTAATATTTGATGAATTAAAATGATCAATATTACAAttaattcttctttaattaCAGTAGTGACCTTTGGAGGATCATCAAAACATTGCACTAGCAAAGAAACTGTTATCCCCCTGCTTGTTCAACCTGTCAACGTACCAACAGGTAAATACTTTCAATTAAAGTACAGTTACTAGTTATTTTATTGCAtacttcttttttctcgaGTAGTTAACGATGAGGATCATGTAAATTCCCCCGTATTAGCAACTCCCTGTTGTCCATTACTCCTTATTCCTGAGGAAAGGAATCCGAGCACTGAGGCAATTTTCACAGAACGGAAACCTGACCACAGTGACTTTGATCACTTCTCTTGGGTAGTCCAGTTACCTGTAACAGGATGGAGTTGGTCGTTCTTTAATGGAATCTTAATTTGTTCCAATAATGCTAAAACTGGAAAAGGCTATATCTACACAAAATTAGTAGAAATTGTGACAACGAAAAGAGTTTTGTTACATATGGGTGGGAAGCAAGTCTGCCCTAAAGCTATTAAATGTCATTTTTCTACAACCCAAGAATTGGGATTAATCATAAAGGATTTTGATGCTATGAAACGCTGTCAAGGAACTGTGAATacatttttgaattgaaaactTGTATATTTGTCAGTTATTGTTTAGTAAACTAAAGAGTAATGTTTAAATGAATAACTGAtatgaaatcaaaatttaaaaagatgacAAACGTTGGGAAATAACAATGGCAGACGACAGTGAGATCTCAATAAACcaatattttgaatttcccaTTATTTTGTCAACGAGTACATCACTCACCCACCAGAGGGATACAACAGCTAGATTTTGCAAATGGTCATCGAGGGCTTATGGAAGGATTTAACGTTGAGCGAAGTAACCATAGGTTTCATGACTCTGATTCGACTGAATAAGATGCCCAATTTAGGGTACCCAAAAGAGAAGCTAATTCTCTAAGCGACAATGTTTCCGATTTGTAAGCTTTTTTGCACTGCTCCAAAAGTTtcgcttttttctttgacggGAGATTAAAAGACAGTGTGTTTGTATTGACAACAAGTCCGATATACTCAAGCGATTACGACGGCTGTAATACAGACTTTTCTTCCTGGATTATGAAACCTAGAGATTCAAACAAGTCTACTACTTGCTTGACAGCCGTTTGAGCTGATAATCTGGAATGGCTGATAATTAAAATGTCTTCGAGGTAGACGACTAAACGAAGCCCTTGCTGACGAAGAAAACTAATAATTGGTTTTAAAAGCTTTGTGAAAACCCTGGGAGCAGGACCGAAACCAAAGGGCGTTCACGCAAACTGAAAAAAACCTCCCctcccatttaaaaaaaaaaactttcttgGAGATGGGTTTCATGCCACGGAAAAATAAGCATTCTTTATTACTACTTTAGCTAGCTAGTCCTCCTTTCTTATGGTATACCTTAAGGTGTTCACGCCTTCCATTTTGAAGTGTAGGTGGGGTATGAAAAAATTTAGCGCTTTTAAGTTAATGATGGGCCGCCACCCCCCCGAGGCTTTTGGAACCAAAAAGAAACTActtaaaaatccaaaatctTTTACCGGCGTAATCGCCCCTTTTTAAAGCAAAGACGCAACTTCTTTCttacaaatttttgtttgttcggCGTTCATTACAGCATTGTGcgggattttctttttagttgtTGGTGTAATAAATTCCAAGCTTAGACCATGCTGAACTGTTTCTAAAATCCAAGGATCACCCGTGATTTTTGGCAAAGCACTGATGTAACGCGAGATTCGGCCACCAAACGAATAAGGGGAGACTGTGACATACCCATCGCGTGGTCCGTTGTTGAAGTAGTTTGAGGCTTCTTAAACTGACTTGTGGAAGCCACTGGGTGGTCGTTCGGAAgccatattttctttttcttcttggcaATACCTTCCAAAGTAGCCTGCGCCTTTGCCTCCTCGACGAGATGCTTTAGAAATTTGCGTCCAAAAAGGTCCTCGCCGCCTGACCATATATCATCTCGATCTAACAGGCCCATGTATTTGGGATAGACTTGGGAAAGATTGTTGTGTCGACGAGATTTCAAAATGTCATGAAAGAGCGTGGCCCAAAGCCTGAGAGCGTCTTTGATGGCTTTGCTgtcactttttcttcttctccttagTCTTGAGCGGCCGGCGAGAAATAAAAGTGGCTTGATCAGATCTTGGACTTTAAAGGATAATTTCTTCAAGACCTTCTCCGTGGGGTCAATGTTGGCCTTGGTAGCGTTTGAACCTTTAGATGCCTTCAGTCGGTGTTAGATCGACTCGTTCAAGGTGGGATTTGTTAGCAAATCAGCCTTTCTTTTCAGCGAGGGTTTGTAAATCTCTCTacttttcttgattttttcttcgttaATGCCAGTGACAATCCATTGGGACAAACCAGTTGATTTCCCTTTTGAAACTTCAAATTTACGAGTAGGATAGTTCAGGACAGAAGAACTGCTAGAACTAGAAGTTTCGCTGGATTCACTTgaattcaattgaaaaaagatAGGTGCCGCTGGCCATGACTGGTTGTCACTGGTGACAGCTTACGGGTCGTCACAGACGTCCCTTACACACCTATGCTTCGGTTTATTGCTTTTTACAAGAGGTTTACATCGTGagaacaaacaagaaaacaaaacaaaacagaacaaTGGAACCAAGGACAGACACAGGTTAGATTCTTTCAataagttttgtttttaatatgAATGTGATTAGGGaggatgtaattttttgttgGATGTGTTTAGGGATAGAGCTGTTGAGCCCTACAGTGTTGGTACTTCTAGTGCGAGGGGGAAGAGGTTACTTCCCATTTCTGCCCTCGCTTCAGTGTATTCCTGGCAGTAAAGGAGTGAGTGCGTCGTGTCTTCTTGTTCTGCACAGCAGTAGGGGCATTCTTCTGACGTTTCCGGATCGAATCTGCTGATGAAGTGATTGAGTTTATTGTGCCCGCTTCGTAGTCTAAGCAAAGCTGTTTggatttttctatttttattgttgtgCCATGGTAAGAACCCGAATTCCTTCCTGTTGATAACCGCCATGTTGGTTGATTGAGCTTTGAGTTTTGCAAAAGTTATATTTCTGTGGTTAGATTTGGCGTTGGCTATATTGTCACGAGCGATCACGGGGTAACACTATTTATTAGGGGTTTTCGATCAACACTCACAAGTACACAAGATGCAATAGAAGAGGGTAACACcaagacagaaaaactaactacacttagcaaagagaatgaaaaataacTCACGACTAACACAAGACTGCCCGCCTACTCAAGTCCCCCCGGCTTTTTCATCGTTCGGCTCTTCCGTCCATTCAAGGCTAAGCGATTGGAGGAAGTAACATGACCATTGCTGACGGATGGCGAGTCTCTCCGTTACATCCATAACGGAGGGTGAGAACGGGCGTcaaagctctctctctcacgccaCTCTCGTATTTCTTGAACTAGCAAGAAACCATTCGCTACATCCCCCTCCTCAGCCGGCGACTCGACCCGATCGCACTTTCCCTCGAGCAGAAACTAGACGGGCCTAATGTCTCGTTCTAATTAACATACATGAAACCAATTCAACACACTAACTTTAACAGCAGAAAAACCACACATAAAATACCGGACCTACTACATAtaagggaggaaaaaagagaaaaaaaaaagttaggaaTAAGAATAATGACACAAACCAAAACTGAAATAAGTTGTTCTGTGTTTGGGGGGGTCGGATTACAACCGTCCCTCCACTTCAGCTTCATGCAAAGCTAATCGGCCTTCCAGTTCGACTAAGCGTTGGGTAACGCTGGCGAGCGACAACTGATATCGGCGCCAGCCGAAAAATAGCACAGTCACGGCGCCCAGCAGTAGGCCAACTATGGCTACGGCTAGTTCATAGGGGTATCGGGGGCCGACGGTGCGGTTGACCTCCATATCCACTCTCGCTTTCTCTTGTTCTTCAATGGCGCGTAAGTGCTCACCCATGAGTGAAAGACGGCTCCCAAACCTAGCGTGGCGCGATAGTAAGGGCTTGGTAGGCGCACTGTTTTTCTCGCCGAGAGGGGGATTTTCTCTTTCAGCGTCCTCGGGTAGGATCTGATCTAGGTTCTCCAGCTGCGTCAGAGTCGGTAAAGTATGGTTACTGAGTGGATGTATGGCAGTCTTCCTGAGgcttgcttgaaaaatccagTCGTCGGTGTGGGCGGAACACGACATGGGAACCTCGAAGACATCAAACGCTTCCTTCTCGATGACGGTGTTGGGCCTCCCGCGTTCGTGTGGACAGGTGAACGTGATAGTGGTTCCTTGTGTGGTGGAATAACCCCATCTACGGTGACCTAAATAAACCGTCTGCTGGCCTCTCCAGGGCGAAAGCTTAGTTCTGCAGTAGATGCGGCTCCGCACCTCGTCCTTCAAAAACAGTGCCATAGCACAGCTCGACTCCCGGTGCTTCCTACTTACGGCTCGGCTGAGCGGGCATATGGACGTAGGTGAAGCCACGCAGCGGGAAGAATCGGAGGCCGTCAGTTCCACGAAGGCCTGGCTATCTCTAGCCACGGCAAGAAATGGAGGAAGGGGCTCAAACTGAGCACCTAGTGTGGCATTGCCAATGGGGCGCGGTAAGCTGACGACCTCATATAGCGTTAACCTAAAGGGGAACTCGAACACGGGTAAATGTATAAAGATGCGGAGGTAGTTACCTACGGTCGCTACGACAACCTTCGCTTCTG
This genomic interval from Daphnia magna isolate NIES linkage group LG8, ASM2063170v1.1, whole genome shotgun sequence contains the following:
- the LOC116928677 gene encoding uncharacterized protein LOC116928677; this encodes MNSFISVVNEEEHHITTPDLPNVEIGSETTKNQRSLLAPKVVTLEDHETIALAEKLLYPCLLNLAPDEGQPSVLIDSEIVSADRLLNYEMCLATSETQTYLPAPEENMEERHIDLAVEKISPPCSLNLPPDEEQQSLLYDSEMLCDDDFPNVETCSTTPESEASMLVQEGTLEDHQNIALAKKLLSPCLFNLSTYQQLTMRIM